From the Mycoplasmatota bacterium genome, one window contains:
- the rpsD gene encoding 30S ribosomal protein S4, producing the protein MSRYTGPSWKKARRLGFSILETGKELQRRPVAPGQHGGKRRRKPSEYGLQLQEKQKLRFMYGLNERQFRNLFDKANKMQGIHGENFMFLLESRLDNLVYRLGLARTRRQARQLVGHGHIIVDGKPVNIPSYLVKPGQVISLKEKSRGLTIVKDALEATISRPAYLTFDENTLSGTYSRLPMRDEIHPEITESLIVEYYSRV; encoded by the coding sequence ATGTCACGTTATACAGGTCCAAGTTGGAAAAAAGCACGTCGCTTAGGATTTTCTATTCTAGAAACAGGTAAAGAATTACAAAGACGTCCGGTTGCTCCAGGGCAACATGGAGGAAAACGTCGTCGTAAACCTTCAGAATATGGACTTCAATTACAAGAAAAACAAAAATTACGTTTTATGTATGGATTAAACGAACGTCAATTCAGAAACTTATTTGATAAGGCTAACAAAATGCAAGGTATTCATGGTGAGAACTTTATGTTTTTACTAGAGTCTCGTTTAGATAATCTTGTTTATCGTTTAGGTTTAGCAAGAACACGTCGTCAAGCTCGTCAGCTTGTAGGGCATGGACATATTATTGTAGATGGAAAACCAGTAAATATTCCATCATACTTAGTAAAACCTGGACAAGTTATTTCATTAAAAGAAAAATCACGTGGTTTAACAATCGTTAAAGACGCTTTAGAAGCAACTATTTCTAGACCAGCATATTTAACTTTTGATGAAAATACTTTATCTGGAACTTATTCACGTCTTCCAATGAGAGATGAAATTCATCCAGAAATTACTGAAAGTTTAATTGTCGAGTATTATAGCCGAGTATAA
- the hflX gene encoding GTPase HflX, with protein MKEKVILVGVNCQKNINFEHSMEELKNLATGFQLDVVSVLTQNLNRINTSYYIGKGKLDEVKQIMDEKEVNKVIFNDELSPSQVRNLESALECIVLDRANLIIDIFNKRATSKESRIQVEIARLQYLLPRLVNTSASLSRQRGGGVINRGSGETKLENDRRKIKNQIQSLKKDLEVIVSERKTQRSLRQKNHMKVVSLVGYTNAGKSTILNVSMELFKSSLKNVFEKDMLFATLDTSVRHIKLNNSKSFLLTDTVGFIDKLPHQLINAFRSTLEEVLYSDLLIHVVDYSHPNYQHQMEIVIETLKEIGVKDIPIITVYNKTDLVEMDIPKIENDEIYLSAKNQIGIVELVKLIDKKLFTDFLTCKMMIPYENMNLVNYFHQCALIRSTSYNEKGTILALECSLKDFEKYQKYVL; from the coding sequence ATGAAAGAGAAAGTAATATTAGTTGGTGTGAATTGTCAAAAAAATATTAATTTTGAACATTCAATGGAAGAATTAAAAAATCTAGCCACTGGATTTCAATTGGATGTCGTTTCTGTGTTGACTCAAAATTTAAATCGAATTAATACTTCTTATTATATTGGAAAAGGGAAGTTAGATGAGGTAAAACAGATCATGGATGAAAAAGAAGTGAATAAGGTTATATTTAATGATGAATTATCACCATCTCAAGTTAGAAATTTAGAATCAGCTTTAGAATGTATTGTCTTAGACCGAGCAAATCTTATTATAGATATTTTTAATAAACGTGCAACTTCTAAGGAAAGTAGAATTCAAGTTGAAATTGCACGATTACAATATTTATTACCAAGATTAGTTAATACATCTGCTAGTCTTAGTAGACAAAGAGGTGGCGGTGTTATTAATAGAGGATCAGGTGAAACGAAATTAGAAAATGATAGACGTAAAATTAAAAACCAAATTCAATCCTTAAAAAAGGATTTAGAGGTTATTGTTTCAGAACGCAAAACCCAGAGAAGCTTAAGACAAAAAAATCATATGAAAGTTGTATCTTTAGTAGGATATACCAATGCTGGTAAGTCAACTATATTAAATGTCTCTATGGAATTGTTTAAATCAAGTCTAAAAAATGTATTTGAAAAAGATATGTTATTTGCAACACTTGACACTTCAGTTAGGCATATTAAATTAAATAATTCAAAATCATTCTTACTAACAGATACGGTTGGATTTATTGATAAATTACCTCATCAATTAATTAATGCATTTCGTTCAACGCTTGAAGAAGTATTATATTCTGATTTATTAATTCATGTGGTTGATTATAGTCATCCAAACTATCAACATCAAATGGAAATTGTCATTGAAACACTAAAAGAAATCGGAGTAAAAGATATTCCAATCATTACAGTTTATAATAAAACTGATTTAGTTGAAATGGATATTCCTAAAATTGAAAATGATGAAATATATCTTTCAGCCAAAAATCAAATAGGGATTGTTGAACTTGTTAAGTTGATTGATAAGAAATTATTTACAGATTTTTTAACTTGTAAGATGATGATTCCTTATGAGAATATGAATTTAGTAAATTATTTCCATCAATGTGCACTCATTCGTTCTACATCATATAATGAAAAAGGGACAATTTTAGCATTAGAATGTTCGCTCAAAGATTTTGAGAAGTATCAAAAATATGTTCTGTAA
- a CDS encoding GNAT family N-acetyltransferase, which translates to MISYQTDLKSINQEMLEGFFVGWKKPLSKEEHFQILQNSQYIVVAIDHTKNQVVGFINALSDKVQFAFIPMLEVLPDYQNQKIGSHLMELMLNSLNHINNIDLTCDKPLQAFYQKFKMLNSQGMIIRKYLNNN; encoded by the coding sequence ATGATAAGTTATCAAACCGATTTAAAATCAATTAATCAAGAGATGTTAGAAGGTTTTTTTGTGGGGTGGAAAAAACCATTATCGAAAGAAGAACATTTCCAAATTTTACAAAATAGTCAGTATATTGTTGTTGCGATTGATCATACAAAAAATCAGGTCGTTGGTTTTATTAATGCTTTAAGTGATAAAGTTCAATTTGCTTTTATTCCAATGCTTGAGGTATTACCTGATTATCAAAATCAAAAGATAGGGTCTCATTTAATGGAATTAATGTTAAATTCATTAAATCATATTAATAATATTGATTTAACTTGCGATAAACCTCTGCAAGCATTTTATCAAAAGTTTAAGATGTTGAATTCACAAGGAATGATAATACGAAAATATTTAAATAATAATTAA
- a CDS encoding tyrosine--tRNA ligase gives MKNELLKDLTWRGLINDCTDLEALDELLESEMVTLYCGFDPTADSLHVGSLLPILVLKRFQLAKHKPLPLVGGATGLIGDPSGRTTERSLNTLETVQNWSQSIKNQLAQFLNFDENKNGAELVNNYNWTKNLSIIDFLRDYGKHFGINYMLAKDTIAKRLDTGISFTEFTYTILQAMDFEYLFNNKGCKLQIGGSDQWGNITSGLELIRKSNGSDVKAIGLTIPLVTKADGTKFGKTAGGAIWLDAKLTTPYEMYQFFLNTSDDDVIKFLKYFTFLSHEEINQLEEKVKTEPHLREAQKQLAKEVVTLVHGEMAFQQALKITSSLFSGDIKNLTGEEIEAGFKGLPSMVLSSEKGIIDLLIEIKAARSKREAREFVSNNSVSINGEKVNDINFVIKKENAIENKYIVLRRGKKNYFMAKFE, from the coding sequence ATGAAAAATGAATTATTAAAAGATTTAACTTGGCGTGGTTTAATAAATGATTGTACAGATTTAGAAGCCTTAGATGAATTACTAGAATCGGAAATGGTAACTTTATATTGCGGATTTGACCCTACTGCTGATAGTTTACATGTCGGTTCATTACTACCTATTTTAGTTTTAAAAAGATTCCAACTAGCTAAGCACAAACCATTACCACTTGTAGGTGGTGCTACTGGCTTAATCGGGGACCCTAGTGGAAGAACAACTGAGCGTTCACTAAATACCTTAGAAACTGTTCAAAATTGGTCACAGTCAATAAAAAATCAATTAGCTCAGTTTTTAAATTTTGATGAAAATAAAAATGGTGCAGAATTAGTGAACAATTATAATTGGACGAAAAATTTATCAATCATCGATTTCTTACGTGATTATGGTAAACATTTTGGAATTAATTACATGTTAGCTAAAGACACCATCGCAAAAAGATTAGATACAGGTATTTCTTTCACAGAATTTACTTACACCATCCTTCAAGCAATGGATTTTGAATATTTATTTAACAATAAAGGATGTAAACTTCAAATCGGAGGAAGTGATCAATGGGGAAATATAACCTCAGGTTTAGAATTAATTAGAAAATCAAATGGTTCAGATGTTAAAGCCATAGGTTTAACAATTCCGTTAGTCACTAAAGCTGATGGAACGAAATTCGGTAAAACAGCAGGTGGAGCAATATGGTTGGATGCAAAATTAACAACACCTTATGAGATGTACCAATTTTTCTTAAATACAAGTGATGATGATGTAATCAAATTCTTAAAATACTTTACTTTCTTATCACATGAAGAAATTAATCAATTAGAAGAAAAAGTGAAAACAGAACCGCATTTAAGAGAAGCACAAAAACAATTAGCTAAAGAAGTCGTGACATTAGTTCATGGTGAAATGGCTTTTCAACAAGCCTTAAAAATAACTAGTAGTTTATTTAGTGGTGATATTAAAAACTTAACAGGTGAAGAAATCGAGGCTGGATTTAAAGGTCTACCATCTATGGTTTTAAGTAGCGAAAAAGGAATTATTGATTTATTAATTGAAATAAAAGCTGCACGTAGTAAACGTGAAGCACGTGAGTTTGTTTCTAATAATTCTGTTTCTATTAATGGAGAAAAAGTGAATGACATTAATTTTGTGATTAAAAAAGAAAATGCGATTGAAAATAAATACATTGTGTTAAGACGCGGTAAGAAAAATTACTTTATGGCAAAGTTCGAATAA
- a CDS encoding GNAT family N-acetyltransferase, with the protein MNERIRLAVVSDYDKLLNLFKEVHQLHVCHLGEYFKDVENPMPQNYYYLLLDDVNTYFLLIENDNDIIGFAIMVIKDTQNYDIIVERKYAYIDDFVISFKYQRRGYGKQLFSECLRIAKENKVTSLELNVWEFNQDAISFYENLNMKTLNRKMSLKL; encoded by the coding sequence ATGAATGAGCGAATTCGTTTAGCAGTTGTATCTGATTATGACAAACTGCTCAATCTCTTTAAAGAAGTACATCAGTTGCATGTATGTCACTTAGGAGAATACTTTAAAGATGTAGAAAACCCAATGCCACAAAACTACTATTATCTCTTACTAGATGATGTGAATACTTATTTTTTATTAATTGAAAATGATAATGATATCATTGGTTTTGCGATTATGGTAATAAAAGACACACAAAATTATGATATTATTGTAGAAAGAAAATATGCCTATATAGATGATTTTGTGATTAGCTTTAAATATCAAAGAAGAGGTTATGGTAAACAATTGTTTTCAGAATGTCTCCGTATCGCGAAAGAAAATAAGGTGACCTCACTTGAACTGAATGTTTGGGAATTTAATCAAGATGCTATAAGTTTTTATGAAAATTTAAATATGAAGACATTAAATCGTAAAATGTCTTTAAAATTATAA
- a CDS encoding phosphate propanoyltransferase encodes MKKELPIAMSNRHIHLSSSDLNNLFGEGYELTKFKDLSQPGQFASNEKVEIVGPKGSFKGVRVLGPVRKNTQIEISKTDSFALGIYPPVRDSGDIVGTPGAKIIGPKGEVEITEGVIVASRHIHMHTDDAKEFGVKDKDRVQIKVDGERSLLFDNVLVRVRDDFALEMHVDIDEGNAAGVKNGQLVELIK; translated from the coding sequence ATGAAAAAAGAATTACCAATTGCCATGAGTAATCGTCATATTCATTTAAGTAGCTCAGATTTAAATAACTTATTTGGTGAAGGATACGAATTAACAAAATTTAAAGATCTTTCTCAACCTGGGCAATTTGCTTCAAATGAAAAAGTTGAAATTGTTGGACCTAAAGGGTCTTTCAAGGGTGTTAGAGTTTTAGGACCGGTTAGAAAAAATACTCAAATTGAAATTTCAAAAACAGATAGTTTTGCATTAGGAATTTATCCACCTGTTAGAGATTCTGGTGATATCGTAGGTACACCTGGTGCTAAAATCATTGGACCAAAAGGTGAAGTTGAAATAACAGAAGGTGTTATTGTTGCAAGCCGTCATATCCATATGCACACAGATGATGCTAAAGAATTTGGCGTAAAAGATAAAGACCGTGTTCAAATTAAAGTAGATGGTGAGAGATCACTTCTCTTTGATAATGTATTAGTAAGAGTGCGTGATGATTTTGCATTAGAAATGCATGTTGATATCGATGAAGGAAACGCTGCAGGCGTTAAAAATGGTCAATTAGTTGAATTAATCAAATAA
- a CDS encoding LacI family DNA-binding transcriptional regulator, whose protein sequence is MIDIKNSKITIYDVASEADVSLATVSRVLNYPEKVKPATRERVLEAINRLGYRPNAIARGLASRKSTTVALIVPDVSRASVAEMINGVIDIARKYDYTVLLKVTNSEIEVEDDIWQEVYAAQVDGIIYLNDELQERNIKQISDSTVPVVLCNVKEEGNLIPSVSIDFEEAFYDATQSFIEQGKKDILFVSTRSAYSVNTLKERGYKKAMDDAKLEPKIIRTSGRVVVNYPFFLNYLKDNKPEAAIVVRDSIAASMINAACDLGIQIPDELEIMGFQNTKYSKMSRPTLTSIDNPIYDIGAVSMRLLTKLMNDEPIDNVNVVLPHNIIWRNSTK, encoded by the coding sequence ATGATTGATATAAAAAATTCTAAAATAACAATATATGATGTAGCGAGTGAAGCTGATGTTTCTCTAGCGACTGTTTCACGTGTTTTAAATTATCCTGAAAAAGTGAAACCAGCTACAAGAGAAAGAGTACTAGAGGCTATTAATCGATTAGGATATCGCCCAAACGCTATCGCGCGAGGACTTGCAAGCCGTAAATCGACGACAGTTGCCTTAATTGTACCTGATGTATCTCGTGCATCTGTTGCTGAAATGATAAATGGTGTCATAGATATTGCACGTAAGTATGATTATACTGTTTTACTAAAAGTAACAAATAGTGAAATAGAAGTTGAAGATGATATCTGGCAAGAAGTGTATGCAGCACAAGTCGATGGAATTATATATTTGAATGATGAATTACAAGAAAGAAATATTAAACAAATTAGTGACTCAACGGTACCAGTTGTTTTATGTAATGTTAAAGAAGAAGGAAATCTTATTCCATCGGTATCAATTGATTTTGAAGAGGCATTTTATGATGCGACTCAATCTTTTATAGAACAAGGCAAGAAAGATATTCTATTTGTGTCAACAAGAAGTGCCTATTCGGTTAATACACTAAAAGAACGTGGATATAAAAAAGCAATGGATGATGCAAAACTAGAACCTAAAATTATCCGTACTTCAGGAAGAGTTGTTGTGAATTATCCATTTTTCCTTAATTATTTAAAAGATAATAAACCTGAAGCAGCAATTGTTGTCCGTGATTCAATTGCCGCATCAATGATTAATGCAGCTTGTGATTTAGGAATTCAAATTCCAGATGAATTAGAAATAATGGGATTCCAAAACACAAAATATTCAAAAATGTCGAGACCTACTTTAACATCTATCGATAACCCAATTTATGATATTGGTGCAGTATCAATGCGTTTATTAACCAAATTAATGAATGATGAACCAATTGATAATGTTAATGTTGTTTTACCGCATAATATTATTTGGAGAAATTCTACCAAATAG
- a CDS encoding bifunctional 3-deoxy-7-phosphoheptulonate synthase/chorismate mutase has protein sequence MMDKEKNKKHKISELRSEIDQINQELLTLLNKRAKIALEIGKNKQIHGYPIYDPIRELHILESIVKRNNGPFSDDTIISLFKEIFKATATLQQDDKKSELKISRKMKSEDTLIKINDVTIGGNEKTFIFGPCSIESEDQLEATAAFLSEKGFKFLRGGAFKPRTSPYDFQGLGLEGLKIMHKIAKKHHLISVVEIMDKEQLQMAQDYIDIVQIGSRNMHNFSLLKEVGKIDKPIILKRGFSATIEEFKLSAEYIISEGNSNVILCERGIRTFEKATRNTLDISAVPILKQETHLPVIVDVSHAAGRKDIMAYLAKAALASLSDGIMAEIHPNPKLALSDANQQMNFNEFTQFYNLIRN, from the coding sequence ATGATGGATAAAGAAAAGAATAAGAAGCATAAAATAAGTGAATTAAGATCTGAAATTGATCAAATTAATCAAGAATTATTAACCCTTCTAAATAAAAGAGCAAAAATTGCATTAGAAATCGGTAAAAATAAACAGATTCATGGGTATCCTATATATGACCCCATTAGAGAATTGCATATTCTAGAGTCAATCGTAAAACGAAATAATGGACCCTTTTCAGACGATACCATTATTAGCTTATTTAAAGAAATCTTTAAAGCTACAGCAACTCTTCAACAAGATGATAAGAAATCAGAATTAAAGATTTCAAGAAAGATGAAATCAGAAGACACCTTAATTAAAATAAATGATGTAACTATTGGCGGAAATGAGAAAACATTTATTTTTGGTCCATGTTCTATAGAAAGTGAAGATCAGTTAGAGGCAACCGCAGCATTTTTATCAGAAAAAGGATTCAAATTTTTAAGAGGTGGTGCATTTAAACCAAGAACATCTCCCTATGATTTTCAAGGGTTAGGACTTGAAGGTTTAAAGATTATGCATAAAATCGCAAAAAAACATCATCTTATTTCTGTTGTTGAAATCATGGACAAAGAACAATTACAGATGGCTCAGGATTATATAGATATCGTTCAAATCGGTTCTCGTAATATGCATAACTTTAGTTTATTAAAAGAAGTGGGAAAGATTGATAAACCAATAATTTTAAAACGTGGGTTTTCAGCGACTATTGAGGAATTTAAATTATCAGCAGAATATATCATTTCAGAAGGAAACTCAAATGTTATTTTATGTGAACGTGGAATAAGAACTTTTGAGAAAGCTACTCGTAATACTTTAGATATTTCGGCAGTTCCGATATTAAAACAAGAAACCCATTTACCTGTAATTGTTGATGTATCACATGCTGCAGGAAGAAAAGATATTATGGCTTATTTAGCGAAAGCTGCTCTTGCTTCCTTAAGTGATGGGATAATGGCAGAAATCCATCCTAATCCTAAATTAGCCTTATCAGATGCAAATCAACAAATGAATTTTAATGAATTTACTCAGTTTTATAATTTAATAAGAAACTAA
- a CDS encoding YtxH domain-containing protein, whose protein sequence is MLDIIYITLGIILIACVLAITYFGIRFLENYRSTLKQADITIRVAETSFQELDRMVLLFTDKLTSAEQFFNELNKTGQNLETVNNKFDEILNFIEKYPKGMVSSLFLLNKIDSVKELPKIFNVLNFDEELNSVLKDFIKGAVVGGLAVAFLTPKTGEDMRKVAMEKLDELAEKAKGINAEEVRDGIFNKIEELKTYITTSSKDEILNRIFEEIKNLYDKVKGYLSFKQEPTTEIIEKQ, encoded by the coding sequence TTGTTAGATATTATTTATATAACCCTAGGAATAATTTTAATTGCTTGTGTTTTGGCGATTACCTATTTCGGAATTAGATTTCTAGAGAATTATCGTAGCACATTAAAGCAAGCTGATATTACCATTAGAGTTGCGGAAACTTCTTTTCAAGAACTAGATCGAATGGTTTTACTATTTACTGATAAATTAACTAGTGCTGAACAGTTTTTCAATGAACTGAATAAAACTGGACAAAATTTAGAGACAGTAAATAATAAATTCGATGAGATATTAAATTTTATTGAAAAGTATCCAAAAGGAATGGTATCATCCTTATTTTTGCTTAATAAAATAGATTCTGTTAAAGAATTACCAAAAATATTTAATGTATTAAATTTTGATGAGGAGTTGAATTCTGTGTTAAAAGATTTTATAAAAGGCGCTGTAGTTGGTGGATTAGCTGTTGCTTTCTTAACTCCGAAAACGGGTGAAGATATGAGAAAGGTAGCTATGGAAAAACTAGATGAACTTGCAGAAAAAGCCAAAGGCATTAATGCTGAAGAAGTGAGAGACGGTATTTTCAATAAAATCGAAGAATTAAAAACTTACATAACTACTTCAAGTAAAGATGAAATATTAAACCGTATTTTCGAAGAAATTAAAAATTTATATGATAAGGTGAAAGGTTATTTGTCTTTTAAACAAGAACCTACAACTGAAATTATAGAAAAACAGTAA
- the murC gene encoding UDP-N-acetylmuramate--L-alanine ligase yields the protein MLKYHFIGIKGAGMSSLACLLSDYGHFVQGSDVKEEFFTSKNLELRKINIYPFNEENINKELIVIVGNAFIDNVEHQKAKELGCEIYTYYEFLGKLSKKFYSIAVSGSHGKTTTTNLIRQILSKNEKINYLIGDGQGGGNHESELFVFEACEYLRHFLHYFPDIAVVTNIDYDHPDYYKDILDVQSAFKQFIIQSDMVVYNGDDELLKEIIPDNKNKTSYGLKSTNDYYAENISNDHHYTYYDLYIKNKFIGKIKIPLFGIHSIYNSLASIVTSTLLNQNMEDIKECIANFERSKRRFEEHTVDNQVIISDYAHHPKEIKATIEAVNAKYPFKKKVIYFQPHTYTRTITFLKDFAEALSLVDKVYLREIFSSARETNKTISVNDLAKIVNDCEVINDISYIETLKSHEKSVIIFMGAGDIDKYCMIYLDSIKNNNNF from the coding sequence ATGTTAAAATATCATTTTATTGGCATTAAAGGGGCAGGGATGAGTTCACTCGCGTGTTTACTTAGTGATTATGGCCATTTTGTACAAGGTTCTGATGTCAAAGAAGAATTTTTTACGAGTAAAAACTTAGAATTGAGAAAAATTAACATATATCCATTTAATGAAGAGAATATTAATAAGGAGTTAATTGTAATTGTTGGTAATGCCTTTATTGATAATGTAGAACATCAAAAAGCAAAAGAACTTGGATGTGAAATATACACATATTATGAATTTTTAGGTAAGTTGAGTAAAAAGTTTTATTCTATCGCAGTAAGTGGTTCCCATGGAAAAACGACTACAACTAATTTAATCCGACAAATACTATCGAAAAATGAGAAAATAAATTATTTGATTGGTGATGGGCAGGGGGGAGGTAACCATGAAAGTGAATTATTTGTTTTTGAAGCCTGTGAATATTTACGCCATTTTTTACATTATTTTCCTGATATAGCTGTTGTCACCAATATAGATTATGATCACCCGGATTATTATAAAGATATATTAGATGTTCAAAGTGCTTTTAAACAATTTATTATTCAATCTGATATGGTCGTTTACAATGGTGATGATGAATTATTAAAAGAAATAATCCCAGATAATAAGAATAAAACATCCTATGGATTAAAATCAACCAATGACTATTATGCAGAAAACATCAGTAATGATCATCATTATACTTATTATGACTTATATATAAAAAATAAATTTATTGGTAAGATTAAAATCCCATTATTTGGTATTCACTCGATTTATAATTCACTCGCATCAATTGTTACGTCTACTTTATTAAACCAGAATATGGAAGATATAAAAGAATGTATAGCGAATTTTGAAAGAAGTAAGAGAAGATTTGAAGAACATACGGTCGATAATCAAGTCATTATTAGCGATTATGCACATCATCCAAAAGAAATAAAAGCAACTATTGAAGCGGTTAATGCTAAATACCCATTTAAAAAGAAGGTTATCTACTTTCAGCCACATACATACACAAGAACGATTACGTTTTTAAAAGATTTTGCTGAAGCTTTATCTTTAGTGGATAAAGTTTATTTAAGAGAAATATTTTCATCAGCCCGAGAAACTAATAAAACCATCTCAGTTAATGATTTAGCTAAAATAGTTAATGACTGTGAAGTGATAAATGATATTAGTTATATAGAAACTTTAAAATCTCATGAAAAAAGTGTTATAATATTCATGGGAGCAGGTGATATTGATAAATATTGCATGATTTATTTAGATTCAATAAAAAATAATAATAATTTTTAG